The following proteins are co-located in the Pseudoalteromonas sp. N1230-9 genome:
- a CDS encoding sensor histidine kinase, whose translation MQRQASSKFKHLLDWRPNLIGQFVFSTLLSLLPLSLVVILFLNALNKQLAVTQKIVSDNYLVTKTFNSLKQDLNSLERATRQNWVLKSESLDTLIANKWQSSLQSIDELIFLSPSPDYVNQWQQLADVLSFAQQHLVHEQKQDGELFAPASKLIAEQTVWLRDQNELRITKNQQHLKTLQASFINWLLALIPITLLVSGGFLWRISGRLRELTSVIDKLGQGHWQQNISVKGSSELIELGNKLQWVQAQLHMLEQQKDTFLRHVTHELKTPLASMVEGTDLLADEIVGPINAEQQAVLELITQSMARLRIMIESLLNYNAIRTSKESITELDFSVMMGKIERHFEHRLIARDQSLLWLNELPSRSLYISTELLEMILVQLISNALKFSPEKEAVTIKVTFKHSKLMVSVSDLGIGVDESEKMSIFGAFYQGKNAKSQAEMGSGLGLTIVKETVEQLNGELKLEDNDPHGCCFTVILPIQLTQGVN comes from the coding sequence ATGCAAAGGCAAGCTAGCAGTAAGTTCAAACATCTACTCGATTGGCGTCCCAATTTAATCGGGCAATTTGTGTTTAGTACTCTTTTATCATTATTGCCTTTATCTTTGGTTGTGATCCTATTTTTAAATGCGCTCAACAAGCAGCTTGCTGTCACACAAAAAATAGTGAGCGATAACTACTTAGTAACCAAAACATTTAATAGTCTTAAGCAGGACCTAAATAGCCTTGAGAGAGCAACAAGGCAAAACTGGGTGTTGAAAAGTGAATCACTTGACACCTTAATTGCAAATAAATGGCAGTCATCTTTGCAAAGCATTGATGAGCTAATTTTTTTGAGTCCCTCACCTGATTACGTTAACCAATGGCAGCAGCTAGCCGATGTGTTGAGCTTTGCTCAGCAACACTTGGTACATGAACAAAAACAAGATGGTGAGCTGTTTGCACCAGCCAGTAAACTGATTGCAGAGCAAACAGTGTGGCTACGTGATCAGAATGAATTACGCATCACGAAAAACCAACAACACTTAAAAACCTTACAAGCGTCATTTATAAATTGGCTATTGGCATTGATCCCTATTACTTTGCTGGTGAGTGGCGGGTTTTTATGGCGGATCAGTGGGCGTTTACGCGAATTGACATCTGTTATCGATAAACTGGGACAAGGTCATTGGCAACAAAATATTTCTGTTAAAGGTTCTTCTGAGCTTATTGAGTTAGGCAATAAGTTACAATGGGTACAAGCACAACTTCATATGCTTGAGCAGCAAAAAGATACATTCTTACGCCATGTTACACATGAATTAAAAACCCCATTGGCTTCTATGGTTGAAGGAACAGATCTCCTCGCTGATGAAATTGTGGGGCCTATCAATGCAGAGCAGCAAGCTGTATTAGAGCTTATTACACAAAGTATGGCGCGGTTACGCATTATGATTGAAAGCCTTTTAAATTATAATGCAATTCGCACCAGTAAGGAGAGCATCACCGAATTAGACTTTTCGGTGATGATGGGCAAAATAGAGCGACATTTTGAACATCGCCTAATAGCGCGAGATCAATCGTTGCTTTGGTTAAATGAATTACCTAGCCGCTCTCTTTATATTTCAACGGAATTATTAGAAATGATTTTAGTGCAGCTTATTTCCAACGCATTAAAATTTTCACCAGAAAAAGAAGCAGTTACCATTAAGGTGACATTTAAACACAGTAAGCTTATGGTGTCGGTGAGCGATCTTGGCATTGGTGTTGATGAATCCGAAAAAATGTCTATTTTTGGTGCATTTTATCAAGGTAAAAATGCCAAAAGCCAAGCTGAGATGGGCAGTGGCTTAGGACTTACTATTGTGAAAGAAACAGTTGAACAACTAAACGGTGAGCTAAAGCTCGAAGACAATGACCCCCATGGCTGCTGTTTTACCGTAATATTACCAATTCAATTAACCCAGGGAGTTAACTGA
- the pdsO gene encoding sortase-associated OmpA-like protein PdsO has protein sequence MKKLIIAAVITTALSTTQYAVAANQTKQDTPKETAIGLSAGAVVGGLVGGPIGAFVGAFAGGLIGEKEAAENTIDEQAHALVVMKEQTADYQQVIADNAALSEQLELLADEKEQLLQAQLNTLLAMTVQFKTGSSEIAPHFANQLDKVAQLLIAQPNLAIDLNGFADQRGDELANLMLSKQRVNAVQSYLIKQGVPHTRLTATAFGEQQSVADSNNYEDNIFDRRVTLTTRPVTQSSLRTAQSNH, from the coding sequence ATGAAAAAATTAATTATTGCCGCTGTCATTACCACTGCTTTATCAACAACACAGTATGCGGTTGCTGCAAATCAAACAAAGCAAGATACACCAAAAGAAACAGCGATAGGCCTTAGTGCTGGTGCCGTTGTTGGCGGCTTAGTAGGTGGTCCAATTGGCGCGTTTGTGGGGGCATTTGCAGGCGGCTTAATTGGTGAAAAAGAAGCGGCAGAAAACACCATTGATGAACAAGCTCACGCATTAGTCGTAATGAAAGAGCAAACCGCTGATTACCAACAAGTGATTGCTGATAACGCCGCCCTAAGTGAGCAGCTTGAATTATTAGCGGATGAAAAAGAGCAGTTATTGCAAGCCCAGCTTAATACTTTACTAGCCATGACGGTGCAGTTTAAAACTGGCTCTAGTGAAATTGCCCCGCACTTTGCTAATCAACTCGACAAAGTAGCTCAGTTACTGATTGCCCAGCCAAATCTGGCTATCGACTTAAATGGCTTTGCAGATCAGCGCGGTGATGAGTTGGCTAATTTAATGCTTTCAAAGCAGCGTGTAAATGCCGTGCAAAGCTACTTAATTAAACAAGGCGTGCCGCATACCCGCTTAACCGCAACCGCCTTTGGTGAGCAGCAAAGTGTTGCTGATTCAAATAACTACGAAGACAACATCTTTGACCGCCGCGTAACATTGACGACGCGCCCTGTGACACAAAGTAGTTTGCGTACAGCGCAAAGTAACCACTAA
- a CDS encoding DUF1543 domain-containing protein, protein MSLFLVYLGGRIQGCHIEMHDVRFVVGSTIEQTYSKLKAQWVGDKNNVHMDSYMQIQHIDGYKVEVVEEAHSQPEKLYFVNLGAYRADRLAEQHDFALYVARSSEEAKQRAKESLLAGLSHLHKDDLHDVDDCFAIDLLDSNLSIKLTPSGQSQAMKPDWFGYHVL, encoded by the coding sequence ATGTCGCTTTTTTTAGTCTACCTTGGTGGACGTATTCAAGGTTGCCACATAGAAATGCATGATGTGCGATTTGTTGTGGGAAGTACGATTGAACAAACATACTCAAAATTAAAAGCACAGTGGGTCGGTGATAAAAACAATGTGCACATGGATAGTTACATGCAAATCCAGCACATTGATGGATACAAGGTCGAGGTTGTTGAAGAAGCGCATTCACAACCTGAAAAATTATACTTTGTGAATCTAGGTGCCTATCGTGCTGATAGGTTGGCAGAGCAGCATGATTTTGCACTTTATGTTGCACGCAGCAGTGAAGAAGCTAAACAACGTGCAAAAGAGTCTTTACTTGCAGGGTTAAGCCATCTCCATAAGGATGATTTACACGATGTCGATGATTGTTTCGCGATTGACTTGCTCGATAGTAACTTATCAATCAAATTAACCCCAAGCGGACAATCACAAGCAATGAAACCGGATTGGTTTGGTTATCACGTTTTATAA
- a CDS encoding EF-hand domain-containing protein, with protein MKKLAITMLTLVCCISTTTYALNLNDSFKELDKDSNGTLSESEASEDALLHDNFSQIDTNQDGQISFSEFQLFVQ; from the coding sequence ATGAAGAAATTGGCCATTACTATGCTGACGCTTGTGTGTTGTATTTCAACAACCACGTATGCCCTTAACTTAAATGATTCTTTTAAAGAACTGGACAAAGACAGTAACGGCACTTTAAGTGAATCAGAGGCATCGGAAGACGCGTTGTTACACGACAACTTTTCACAAATTGATACGAATCAAGATGGCCAAATTTCTTTTTCAGAATTTCAATTGTTTGTTCAATAG
- a CDS encoding EF-hand domain-containing protein, whose translation MTRLTITSLVSCFLFSTMSLASGSIGEKFKQLDRNDDGYLSRSESARDPALWSRFQSYDKDKDNKLSLAEFEVYASK comes from the coding sequence ATGACAAGATTAACCATCACCAGCTTAGTTTCATGTTTTCTTTTTAGTACTATGAGCTTAGCCTCTGGCAGTATTGGTGAGAAGTTTAAACAACTTGATCGCAATGATGACGGCTACTTAAGTCGCTCTGAATCAGCACGAGACCCAGCACTTTGGTCTCGTTTTCAAAGTTACGATAAAGACAAAGATAACAAGTTATCACTTGCAGAGTTTGAAGTTTACGCTAGCAAATAA
- a CDS encoding marine proteobacterial sortase target protein — protein MLSKRTKRLMYMSLFILLLGYAVNPVFAANASAELRFYDDSNSQVSSGLLMKNDVTMTLTGLINHVVVKQRYQNPHPFAVNARYVFPLPDESAVHAMQMQIGERIITGNIALKQQAEQQFEQAQKQGKRAALVRQQRANIFSTDVANLGAGEEIEITLQYQEIIGFRDGVFSLRFPTTITPRYEPLTAELQQKTYLEKKDTEQQSEPAANKAQVASAWLKPVFHHAKSQESDASLNLAISMDIGLELSYINANLDGMQVDNPSFGRYQLSLNRDIPMDRDFELTFKPHDKAHSQAAFFTETVAGQKYGLLMLVPPSDHFTSQARLPREMVFVVDTSGSMHGQSMEQARQALFYALSLLDENDSFNIIGFDNEVSLLSDTPMIANDFNIRRAERFIYGLQADGGTEIAKALTQVLDGKQHDGFVRQVVFLTDGSVGNETQLFKQIQSDLGDSRLFTVGIGSAPNSFFMTRAADIGRGTFTFISSTSQVQPKMQLLFDKLAHPAVTELALEGDKAALEYWPSPLPDLYFSEPVLVAIKLDGSQHLTLKGQTNSGPMTINLATANAANGEGIARLWARQKIKSLLLYNEKQTVRAEVEALALQHNLLSPFTAFIAVDNYAGNEIAERSMQVRNKLPNGMALPQTDGQSRVFMLLGLLLLTFSWLWQWRR, from the coding sequence ATGTTGAGTAAACGCACCAAAAGGCTCATGTATATGAGCCTTTTTATCCTGCTGTTAGGTTATGCTGTTAACCCTGTGTTCGCTGCTAATGCCAGTGCCGAACTGCGTTTTTATGATGACTCAAATAGCCAAGTGTCGTCGGGGTTACTAATGAAAAACGATGTCACTATGACACTCACGGGGCTGATTAATCATGTTGTTGTTAAACAGCGTTATCAAAACCCGCATCCATTTGCGGTCAATGCTCGCTATGTGTTTCCGTTACCTGATGAAAGTGCTGTGCATGCCATGCAAATGCAAATAGGTGAGCGCATTATCACAGGCAATATTGCCCTTAAGCAGCAGGCTGAACAGCAATTTGAGCAAGCTCAAAAGCAGGGTAAACGCGCCGCTTTAGTGCGTCAGCAACGTGCTAATATTTTCTCTACTGATGTGGCAAATCTTGGAGCTGGTGAAGAAATTGAAATTACTTTGCAATACCAAGAGATCATCGGCTTTCGTGATGGTGTGTTTTCGTTGCGTTTTCCGACCACTATTACGCCGCGCTACGAACCTTTAACGGCAGAATTACAGCAAAAAACGTATCTAGAAAAAAAAGACACAGAACAACAGAGTGAACCAGCGGCTAATAAAGCGCAAGTGGCATCAGCGTGGCTAAAACCTGTTTTTCACCATGCTAAAAGCCAAGAGTCTGATGCGAGCCTAAACCTTGCTATTTCGATGGATATTGGCCTAGAGCTTAGTTACATCAACGCCAACTTAGATGGTATGCAAGTCGATAACCCAAGTTTTGGCCGTTATCAATTATCGCTTAATCGTGACATTCCGATGGATAGAGACTTTGAGCTAACATTTAAGCCCCATGATAAAGCTCACTCACAGGCTGCATTTTTTACCGAAACAGTCGCAGGGCAAAAGTATGGCTTATTAATGCTAGTGCCGCCAAGCGATCACTTTACCTCGCAAGCACGGCTGCCTCGCGAAATGGTGTTTGTTGTTGATACTTCAGGTTCAATGCATGGTCAATCTATGGAGCAGGCAAGGCAGGCCTTGTTTTATGCCTTATCGTTACTGGATGAAAACGACAGCTTTAATATCATAGGTTTTGATAACGAAGTCTCGCTATTAAGTGACACGCCGATGATTGCTAATGATTTTAATATTCGCCGCGCTGAGCGCTTTATTTATGGTTTACAAGCCGATGGTGGCACCGAAATCGCAAAAGCACTGACGCAGGTACTTGATGGTAAACAGCATGATGGCTTTGTACGCCAAGTGGTATTTTTAACCGATGGCAGTGTGGGTAACGAAACGCAGTTATTTAAGCAAATTCAATCTGACTTAGGTGACAGCAGGCTTTTTACTGTGGGTATTGGCAGTGCGCCTAATAGCTTTTTTATGACAAGAGCGGCTGATATTGGCCGTGGTACTTTCACTTTTATTAGTAGCACCAGCCAAGTACAGCCAAAAATGCAGCTGCTTTTTGATAAGCTGGCACATCCTGCTGTTACAGAGCTTGCTCTTGAAGGCGATAAAGCAGCACTTGAATACTGGCCATCGCCATTACCTGACTTGTATTTTTCAGAGCCGGTTTTGGTTGCCATAAAGCTTGATGGCAGTCAGCACTTAACGTTAAAAGGGCAAACAAACTCAGGACCCATGACCATTAACTTAGCAACGGCCAATGCCGCAAACGGCGAAGGTATCGCTAGGCTCTGGGCAAGACAAAAAATTAAATCGCTGTTGCTTTATAACGAAAAACAAACGGTACGAGCAGAAGTCGAAGCATTGGCACTTCAGCACAATTTACTTAGCCCATTTACAGCCTTTATTGCAGTTGATAACTACGCGGGTAATGAGATTGCAGAGCGTTCAATGCAAGTACGAAACAAACTCCCTAACGGCATGGCGCTACCGCAAACCGACGGACAAAGCCGAGTGTTTATGCTACTTGGGTTGTTGCTGCTTACATTCTCATGGTTATGGCAATGGCGACGCTAA
- the pdsR gene encoding proteobacterial dedicated sortase system response regulator yields MKKIAIVEDETAIRENYTEMLSTQGYQVVGFADRASAELAFNQSLPDLAIVDIGLGHEVDGGFLLCQTLRSLSKTLPIIFLTARDSEIDTVCGLRMGADDYLTKDISMAHLAARIGALFRRLDAFDQPADQTALLHRGPLKLDTQRMQVFWQEQLVDLTVTEFWMVHSLAQRPGHVKSRNELMSDAKIYVDDSTITSHVKRIRKKFIALDDAFDCIDTVYGMGYRWEQA; encoded by the coding sequence ATGAAGAAAATAGCAATCGTTGAAGATGAAACAGCAATCCGCGAAAACTACACAGAAATGCTCAGCACTCAGGGCTATCAGGTTGTAGGCTTTGCTGACAGAGCCAGTGCTGAACTGGCATTTAATCAATCTTTACCAGATTTAGCCATTGTTGATATTGGCCTTGGCCATGAAGTAGATGGTGGTTTTTTACTTTGCCAAACTCTACGCAGCCTTTCTAAAACCTTACCGATTATATTTTTAACCGCCCGCGATAGCGAAATTGATACCGTGTGTGGCCTGCGCATGGGAGCAGACGACTACTTAACCAAAGACATCAGTATGGCGCATCTTGCTGCTCGCATTGGCGCATTGTTTAGACGCCTTGATGCCTTCGATCAACCCGCCGATCAAACCGCTCTTTTACATCGCGGCCCGTTAAAGTTAGATACCCAGCGCATGCAGGTTTTTTGGCAAGAGCAACTGGTTGATTTAACTGTGACAGAATTTTGGATGGTGCATTCACTTGCGCAGCGTCCAGGCCATGTAAAAAGCCGCAACGAATTAATGAGTGATGCAAAAATTTATGTTGATGACAGCACCATTACTTCGCACGTAAAACGCATTCGTAAAAAGTTTATTGCTTTAGATGATGCATTTGATTGCATTGATACCGTTTACGGTATGGGTTATCGCTGGGAGCAAGCTTAA
- a CDS encoding EF-hand domain-containing protein yields the protein MKIVSVISLILMTFSFNSFALDVKQRFNHLDKNKDGYLSPDELTPQPHLKKRISQWDTDNDKRISLLEFKNYLTSKS from the coding sequence ATGAAAATAGTCTCAGTTATTTCACTAATCCTTATGACTTTTAGCTTTAATAGCTTTGCATTAGATGTAAAACAACGTTTTAATCATCTCGACAAGAATAAAGATGGCTATTTAAGCCCTGACGAACTTACGCCTCAGCCTCATCTTAAAAAGCGTATAAGTCAGTGGGATACAGATAATGACAAGCGCATATCACTCCTTGAGTTTAAAAATTATTTAACAAGTAAGAGCTAA
- the pdsS gene encoding proteobacterial dedicated sortase system histidine kinase, with protein MLRLGLRTKFIFLSCFLFLLPWLGYEYVWEMEKFLRQGQEKTLVGTTRALATALHERPALFDSQTNFLDQVVKGRDLYAYNLNNPIQLDGKLSEWQPYQSLFWHYDKRYLQGLNNDHQDSDLSFDHMVGKYENYLYAAFKVTDSSLVYRAKNVLSFTRNDHLQIMLKTPEGEFKRYVVAARQDGWVNAFDASTQEPVTKIQGYFKSTNAGYNIELRFPLSMLGNKLGFAIEDWDEGKAEPQLMSTSNLQNPNDIGSVLVPSPEINRILKGMGHSGSRIWVVDNHHRVLAQSGSIHHADGVWADGLKDAPATTWWQRFEQDYLHPLYYKILTRPENEFIDTLHDVAAMQGTHIASALNGKPASSWRLTPDNKAVILSAAYPIWIQDKVIGAVIAEETTNGVRTLRNKSLEKLFNVILAVMLVGTVTLFFFASRISSRIRRLRDNAEQAIDAQGRITGKITYADSNDEIGDLSRSFANIVSRLSGYTDYLENMSSRLSHELRTPVAVVRSSLENLQMQPQSELSQKYLDRASEGVERLGKIITTMSEATRLEQSIQSAEAEEFDLTKVITGCMQGYQITYGESLFTLSLCKEPLNVSGAPEFIAQLLDKLINNALEFKTPQSTISVSLIKQEQHALLKISNQGPLLPDGLVEHIFDSMVSVRSQQHQQQPHLGLGLYIVRLICDYHHGKVAAENLDDGTGVVFTVELPIK; from the coding sequence ATGCTGCGTTTGGGGCTTAGAACAAAGTTTATTTTCTTATCCTGCTTTTTATTTTTATTGCCTTGGCTTGGCTATGAGTATGTATGGGAAATGGAAAAGTTCTTAAGACAAGGGCAAGAAAAAACCTTAGTGGGCACAACCCGCGCACTCGCTACCGCATTACATGAGCGCCCCGCTTTGTTTGACTCACAAACCAACTTTTTAGATCAAGTGGTAAAAGGCCGAGATTTATATGCTTACAACCTAAATAATCCGATTCAACTTGATGGCAAACTGTCGGAGTGGCAGCCTTATCAAAGCTTATTTTGGCATTACGACAAGCGCTACTTACAGGGGTTAAATAATGATCATCAAGATAGTGATCTAAGTTTTGATCACATGGTAGGCAAATACGAAAACTACCTTTATGCGGCATTTAAAGTCACTGACAGCTCACTGGTGTATCGCGCTAAAAATGTGCTCAGCTTTACCCGTAATGATCACTTACAGATCATGTTAAAAACACCCGAAGGTGAATTTAAACGTTATGTGGTGGCTGCCCGCCAAGATGGTTGGGTTAATGCCTTTGATGCTTCGACACAAGAGCCGGTCACTAAAATTCAAGGCTATTTTAAAAGCACCAACGCGGGTTACAACATAGAGCTGCGTTTTCCGCTTTCGATGTTAGGTAATAAGCTCGGTTTTGCGATTGAAGATTGGGATGAAGGCAAAGCTGAGCCTCAGCTTATGTCGACCTCAAACCTACAAAACCCCAATGATATCGGCTCAGTTTTAGTGCCGTCACCAGAAATTAACCGTATTTTGAAAGGCATGGGTCACAGTGGTAGTCGAATATGGGTCGTAGATAACCATCATCGTGTACTTGCGCAATCAGGCTCAATTCATCATGCTGATGGCGTTTGGGCAGATGGCCTTAAAGATGCGCCTGCAACAACGTGGTGGCAACGCTTTGAGCAAGATTATTTGCATCCTCTTTACTATAAAATATTAACTCGCCCAGAAAATGAATTTATTGATACCTTACATGATGTCGCCGCGATGCAAGGCACTCACATAGCCAGTGCTTTAAATGGTAAACCCGCATCATCATGGCGTTTAACCCCAGATAACAAAGCCGTTATTTTATCTGCCGCCTACCCTATTTGGATCCAAGATAAAGTGATTGGTGCAGTAATCGCAGAAGAAACCACCAATGGCGTGCGCACTCTGCGTAATAAGTCACTAGAGAAGCTATTTAATGTCATTTTAGCGGTAATGCTTGTTGGCACCGTGACACTGTTCTTTTTTGCGTCACGAATTTCCAGCCGTATTCGCCGCCTGCGTGATAATGCCGAACAAGCCATTGATGCCCAAGGGCGGATCACCGGCAAAATAACCTATGCCGATTCGAATGATGAAATTGGTGACCTTTCTCGTAGCTTTGCCAACATTGTTAGTCGTTTAAGTGGTTATACTGATTACTTAGAAAATATGTCATCACGACTTTCCCATGAACTACGCACGCCTGTGGCTGTTGTTCGCTCATCACTTGAAAACTTACAAATGCAGCCACAATCTGAACTAAGTCAAAAATATCTCGACCGTGCCAGTGAAGGGGTTGAGCGGTTGGGTAAAATTATTACCACCATGAGCGAAGCAACGCGTCTTGAACAAAGTATTCAAAGCGCCGAAGCTGAAGAATTTGATCTGACCAAGGTGATCACCGGCTGCATGCAAGGCTATCAAATAACCTACGGTGAAAGTCTATTTACCTTGTCGCTTTGTAAAGAGCCGTTAAATGTCAGTGGCGCACCAGAGTTTATTGCCCAATTGCTTGATAAGCTCATCAACAATGCACTTGAGTTTAAAACTCCACAAAGCACAATTTCCGTTAGCTTAATCAAGCAAGAGCAACATGCATTATTAAAAATTAGCAACCAAGGACCTCTGCTACCTGACGGTTTAGTTGAACACATTTTCGACTCAATGGTCTCGGTGAGAAGTCAGCAACATCAACAGCAGCCTCACTTAGGCTTAGGTCTTTATATTGTAAGGCTTATTTGCGATTACCATCATGGTAAAGTAGCCGCTGAAAATTTAGATGATGGTACGGGTGTTGTGTTTACTGTGGAGCTGCCTATTAAATAA
- a CDS encoding sigma 54-interacting transcriptional regulator, translated as MNEVSKPRVLLVDDDASLLKLLAIRIESKGYQVSTAESGIVALQELKNKTYDAVITDLRMDEMDGMALHRQLQSRYPSMPVIMMTAHGSIPDAVEATKQGIFAFITKPVDKDELFDSLAKAIEIHGVHGEEAPTQTNIVTRSGAMLHLLEQVKLLGPTQVNVLISGASGTGKELLAQAIHQHSHVSDGPFVAINCGAVPGELLESELFGHKKGAFTGAVKDHQGLFQQAQGGTLFLDEIGDMPLNLQVKLLRVLQEKTIRPVGFQEEIPIDVRVVSATHKNLPEAINNQQFREDLYYRLNVVNLKLPPLCERREDISLLAQHFAGQIAKRMNQDEKRFASDAMHALVRYDWPGNIRQLQNVIEQVVALTPGGVISAQLVESALNSNVSIAEPLSLNDAKKEFERDYLINTLKMAAGNVAEAAKLAKRNRSDFYKLIKKHNINVENLM; from the coding sequence ATGAATGAAGTAAGTAAACCTCGCGTGTTACTAGTGGATGATGACGCGAGTTTATTAAAGCTGTTAGCAATAAGAATCGAGTCTAAAGGCTATCAAGTGAGTACTGCTGAAAGTGGCATTGTGGCTCTTCAAGAACTTAAAAATAAAACCTACGACGCGGTAATTACCGATTTAAGAATGGACGAAATGGACGGAATGGCGCTGCATCGTCAGTTGCAAAGCCGCTACCCATCTATGCCTGTCATCATGATGACAGCGCATGGTTCGATTCCAGATGCAGTCGAGGCGACAAAGCAGGGAATTTTTGCATTTATCACAAAGCCTGTTGATAAAGATGAGTTATTTGACAGCTTAGCAAAAGCAATAGAGATCCATGGAGTGCATGGGGAGGAAGCGCCAACTCAAACCAATATCGTGACGCGAAGCGGGGCGATGCTGCATTTACTTGAACAGGTTAAGCTACTGGGGCCGACACAGGTTAACGTACTCATATCTGGTGCCAGTGGCACAGGTAAAGAACTACTTGCGCAAGCAATCCATCAGCATAGTCACGTTAGTGACGGTCCATTCGTGGCGATTAACTGCGGTGCAGTACCCGGTGAGCTACTAGAGTCGGAATTATTCGGGCATAAAAAAGGCGCGTTTACAGGGGCTGTGAAAGATCATCAAGGTTTATTTCAGCAAGCACAAGGCGGCACACTGTTTTTAGATGAAATTGGTGATATGCCACTGAACTTACAAGTGAAGTTATTACGCGTATTACAAGAGAAAACGATTCGCCCTGTTGGCTTCCAAGAAGAAATTCCAATTGATGTCAGAGTTGTATCTGCCACCCATAAAAACCTTCCCGAAGCGATAAATAACCAACAATTTAGGGAAGATCTTTATTATCGATTGAACGTTGTTAATTTAAAGCTACCACCTCTTTGTGAACGCCGTGAAGATATAAGTTTGTTGGCACAGCATTTTGCAGGGCAGATAGCAAAGCGCATGAATCAAGACGAAAAACGCTTTGCAAGCGATGCGATGCATGCGCTAGTGAGGTATGATTGGCCAGGTAATATTCGCCAACTACAAAACGTGATTGAACAAGTTGTTGCCTTGACACCAGGCGGAGTTATTTCTGCTCAACTGGTGGAGTCTGCACTCAATAGTAATGTAAGTATTGCGGAACCACTTTCGCTGAATGATGCGAAAAAAGAGTTTGAACGAGATTATCTAATCAATACCTTAAAGATGGCAGCCGGCAATGTCGCAGAGGCCGCTAAGCTTGCAAAACGGAACCGTTCAGATTTTTATAAGTTAATAAAAAAACACAACATTAATGTCGAAAACTTAATGTAG